One region of Jonesiaceae bacterium BS-20 genomic DNA includes:
- a CDS encoding metallophosphoesterase: MSPRVLTKLVALGAVAGAGALAWANYETRLYTLRRFEVPVLPAGQPDFKILHISDLHLTPKQEDKIAWVRGLAGLEPDFVINTGDNMAHLQVMPALKLALEPLTRFPGAFVMGSNDYYSPKGKNPARYLLPDPRVGNAPRVMDLPWEELRDFMTGHGWLDLTNVRTSVNVSGLPIEFSGVDDPHLDRDDYPAPALEGIAPDDPHVLRIGVTHAPYVRVLDQMHQDSRDLIIAGHTHGGQLCIPGYGALVTNCDLDQSRAKGLNGWPGARPDAGGTDSTWLHVSAGLGTSPYAPVRFACRPEATLLTLTARQD, from the coding sequence ATCTCACCTCGTGTCCTGACCAAGTTAGTCGCTCTTGGCGCCGTTGCCGGTGCCGGAGCACTGGCTTGGGCCAATTATGAAACTCGGTTATACACCCTGCGTCGGTTTGAGGTGCCCGTTTTACCGGCGGGTCAACCCGACTTCAAGATCTTGCATATTTCCGACCTGCATCTAACACCAAAGCAGGAAGACAAGATTGCTTGGGTCCGGGGACTTGCCGGGCTTGAGCCTGATTTTGTTATCAATACCGGCGACAACATGGCGCACCTACAGGTCATGCCAGCGCTCAAACTTGCGTTGGAGCCCCTCACGAGGTTCCCCGGAGCCTTTGTCATGGGTTCAAATGACTACTACTCCCCCAAGGGGAAGAACCCGGCTCGGTACCTATTACCTGACCCACGAGTTGGAAATGCCCCTCGTGTGATGGATCTGCCTTGGGAAGAGTTACGTGACTTTATGACCGGTCACGGCTGGTTAGATCTCACCAATGTACGCACGAGCGTCAATGTTAGCGGCCTCCCAATCGAATTCTCGGGTGTTGATGACCCTCACCTGGACCGCGATGACTATCCAGCGCCGGCACTGGAAGGGATCGCCCCTGACGACCCTCATGTCCTGCGCATTGGGGTCACACACGCACCCTATGTTCGGGTCCTTGATCAGATGCACCAGGATAGTCGCGACCTCATCATCGCTGGTCACACTCATGGTGGTCAGCTTTGCATTCCAGGTTATGGCGCGTTGGTTACCAACTGCGACCTTGACCAGTCCCGCGCCAAGGGCCTCAACGGTTGGCCTGGGGCCCGCCCCGACGCCGGCGGCACAGATTCCACGTGGCTGCACGTTAGCGCCGGCCTAGGGACGTCTCCGTACGCTCCGGTTCGGTTTGCCTGCCGCCCTGAGGCAACTCTGCTTACCTTGACCGCACGTCAGGACTAA
- a CDS encoding DUF2975 domain-containing protein gives MNSAIATLIRALLIFLFAGSLLIQFLLPNGAHEMAGDMTEVQHLIWPFAIIGILAIICFQVVLGTIWHLLTLTVHGSVFSGASLRSATIIVIACAAATFLASYPFFHMTFVLRLGGPGFVLGLIGVGAVGTTITLLMLTLRTILKAATSNRLELDEVI, from the coding sequence ATGAACTCCGCAATAGCGACACTGATTCGAGCCTTGCTCATTTTCCTTTTCGCTGGCTCCCTACTAATCCAATTCCTGCTGCCAAACGGCGCACATGAGATGGCTGGCGATATGACCGAGGTCCAGCACCTCATCTGGCCTTTTGCGATTATTGGGATCCTCGCAATCATCTGCTTCCAGGTAGTCCTTGGCACCATCTGGCACCTGTTGACGCTCACTGTCCACGGATCCGTTTTCTCCGGGGCCTCTCTGCGCAGTGCGACAATCATTGTCATTGCGTGCGCCGCCGCAACGTTCTTGGCCAGCTACCCGTTCTTTCATATGACGTTTGTGCTGCGCCTAGGCGGCCCAGGATTCGTTCTCGGCCTCATTGGGGTGGGCGCGGTAGGGACAACAATTACGTTGCTCATGCTTACCTTGCGCACCATCCTCAAAGCTGCAACCAGCAACCGCCTCGAGCTAGACGAGGTCATCTGA
- a CDS encoding septum formation family protein: MRDADTNEITEAQDRADVFEMRVGDCLKTSALGDEVASVPVVPCSEEHEDEIYFSFEIPDGDFPGDAEIDAAAETTCTREFSNFVGTAYEASTLDWSPFTPSAGSWSEGDREVLCVAFDPDGLTTGSLAGAAR; this comes from the coding sequence GTGCGAGACGCCGATACCAACGAGATCACCGAAGCGCAGGATCGCGCGGATGTTTTTGAGATGCGCGTGGGTGATTGTTTGAAAACTTCAGCACTGGGCGACGAAGTTGCATCGGTACCTGTAGTTCCATGCAGCGAAGAGCATGAAGACGAGATCTACTTCAGCTTTGAAATCCCGGATGGCGATTTCCCCGGTGACGCCGAGATCGATGCCGCCGCCGAGACAACTTGCACAAGGGAATTTTCTAACTTTGTAGGCACTGCCTACGAAGCCTCAACGCTCGACTGGAGCCCGTTCACCCCATCAGCTGGTTCCTGGAGTGAAGGGGACCGTGAGGTCCTTTGCGTTGCATTCGACCCGGATGGCCTGACCACAGGCTCCCTGGCCGGCGCAGCCCGCTAA
- a CDS encoding 3-deoxy-7-phosphoheptulonate synthase, protein MTVDPSLAAPSTADLRIRALDPLPTPADMLAQLPLSDASAQLVASSREEVRAVLNGEDSRLLAIVGPCSIHDPAAALDYAKRLKAVAEELKDDLVVVMRVYFEKPRTTLGWKGLINDPGMDDSFDVQRGLRTAREVLLGVLDEGMPAATEFLEPTSPQFIADAVSWGAIGARNPESQVHRQMASGLSMPIGFKNATDGDVQAAVDGCVTAAAEHTFFGIDSQGRASVVATAGNPDCHVILRGGRGGPNYDFESVVAATEVIAASGLQPRLIVDASHGNSGKSEVRQAEVVREIGESIASGNKHIAGVMLESFIEAGAQKPAPSGLVYGLSVTDKCIDWDTTADLLRELAADVRERRSR, encoded by the coding sequence ATGACTGTAGATCCATCCCTTGCAGCGCCATCGACGGCGGACCTGCGGATAAGGGCCCTCGACCCGCTGCCAACTCCTGCCGACATGCTGGCCCAGTTGCCGCTGTCAGACGCCAGTGCCCAGCTTGTAGCAAGCAGCCGCGAAGAAGTGCGTGCCGTGCTCAACGGTGAAGATTCGCGCTTGCTGGCCATTGTGGGTCCATGCTCAATCCATGACCCGGCCGCGGCTCTCGACTACGCAAAGCGCCTGAAGGCCGTTGCTGAGGAGCTCAAGGATGATCTGGTTGTGGTCATGCGCGTGTACTTTGAAAAGCCGCGGACCACGCTCGGTTGGAAGGGCCTGATCAACGACCCGGGAATGGATGACTCCTTTGACGTGCAGCGCGGTTTGCGCACCGCACGCGAGGTGCTGTTGGGTGTGTTGGACGAGGGAATGCCGGCCGCAACCGAGTTCCTTGAGCCAACCAGCCCGCAGTTCATTGCGGACGCGGTTAGCTGGGGTGCTATTGGAGCCCGCAACCCGGAGAGCCAGGTCCACCGCCAGATGGCGTCCGGGCTGTCCATGCCAATCGGCTTCAAGAACGCGACCGACGGTGACGTCCAAGCCGCGGTTGACGGCTGCGTGACGGCAGCGGCAGAGCACACCTTCTTTGGCATTGATTCCCAGGGACGCGCCTCAGTGGTGGCGACCGCCGGTAACCCGGACTGCCACGTGATCCTGCGCGGTGGCCGCGGTGGACCCAACTACGACTTTGAATCCGTGGTTGCGGCGACCGAGGTTATTGCAGCTTCCGGTTTACAACCTCGCTTGATTGTCGATGCCTCACACGGCAACTCCGGTAAATCCGAGGTCCGCCAGGCGGAGGTTGTCCGGGAGATTGGTGAGTCGATCGCGTCCGGTAACAAGCACATTGCCGGAGTCATGCTCGAGTCGTTCATTGAGGCCGGTGCCCAGAAGCCTGCTCCGAGCGGCTTGGTCTATGGCCTGTCGGTGACCGACAAGTGCATTGACTGGGACACCACCGCTGACTTGCTGCGCGAACTTGCCGCTGATGTGCGCGAGCGTCGTAGCCGCTAA
- a CDS encoding aspartate-semialdehyde dehydrogenase, translating into MSNEMNIAVVGATGQVGQVIRELLEQRDFKFASIRFFASARSAGKTIAFKGQDIVVEDVATANLDGIDIALFSAGGATSKAYAPKFAEAGAFVIDNSSHFRLDADIPLIVSEVNPHAIIDAERGIIANPNCTTMAAMPVLKPLSEAAGLKRLIVTTFQAVSGSGLSGAQELEGQVRAGVTQDLMGLVTDGSSVDLPEPNNYVHPIAFNVVAQAGNVVDDGSNETDEEQKLRNESRKILELPDLLVSGTCVRVPVFTGHSLAINAEFENPITAAQATEILKSAPGVELVEVPSPLAAAGGDTSLVGRIRQDQSVADNKGLSLFISNDNLRKGAALNTVQIAEILAEALAAGAELEAAGKLDELALVGQGQGCGDNCGCAN; encoded by the coding sequence ATGAGCAACGAAATGAACATTGCAGTTGTTGGCGCGACCGGTCAGGTTGGCCAAGTTATCCGCGAGCTACTCGAGCAGCGGGACTTTAAATTCGCCTCGATCCGGTTCTTTGCCTCGGCCCGGTCCGCGGGTAAGACCATAGCTTTCAAGGGTCAAGACATTGTGGTTGAGGATGTGGCTACCGCCAACCTTGACGGCATTGACATCGCCCTGTTCTCAGCGGGCGGGGCTACGTCTAAGGCGTATGCACCAAAGTTTGCTGAGGCCGGAGCGTTTGTTATTGACAACTCATCGCACTTCCGCCTTGACGCAGACATCCCACTGATTGTGTCCGAGGTAAACCCGCACGCAATTATTGATGCAGAGCGTGGCATCATTGCCAACCCAAACTGCACCACCATGGCTGCCATGCCGGTCCTCAAGCCGCTGTCCGAGGCCGCCGGCCTCAAACGCCTGATCGTCACCACGTTCCAGGCAGTATCCGGTTCCGGCCTTTCCGGCGCTCAGGAACTTGAGGGTCAGGTGCGCGCCGGCGTCACGCAGGACCTCATGGGACTGGTTACGGATGGTTCCTCGGTGGACCTACCAGAGCCTAACAATTACGTGCACCCAATCGCCTTCAACGTGGTGGCTCAGGCCGGTAACGTTGTCGACGACGGGTCCAACGAGACCGATGAAGAGCAAAAGCTCCGCAACGAGTCCCGCAAGATCCTCGAGCTGCCTGACCTACTCGTCAGCGGAACCTGCGTGCGCGTTCCCGTGTTCACGGGCCACTCACTGGCCATCAACGCGGAGTTCGAAAACCCAATCACGGCTGCCCAAGCCACCGAGATTCTTAAGTCCGCACCCGGTGTCGAACTCGTTGAGGTGCCAAGCCCGCTAGCCGCAGCAGGTGGAGACACCTCACTGGTGGGCCGGATCCGTCAGGACCAGTCAGTCGCAGACAACAAGGGCCTATCGCTCTTTATCTCAAACGACAACCTGCGTAAGGGCGCCGCACTCAACACCGTGCAGATCGCGGAAATCCTCGCCGAGGCCCTCGCGGCCGGTGCCGAGCTTGAAGCGGCCGGCAAACTGGATGAGCTCGCGCTCGTTGGTCAGGGACAGGGCTGCGGCGACAACTGTGGCTGCGCTAACTAG
- a CDS encoding aspartate kinase, which translates to MALIVQKFGGSSVSDAESIKRVAKRVAEAKRAGNDVVVVVSAMGDSTDELIDLANQVTPMPPQREMDILLTAGERISMSLLAMAINNLGVKAKSFTGQQAGVITDAVYGKAHIVDVVPVRIRETLDKGTVAIVAGFQGVSRTVNDVTTLGRGGSDTTAVALAAGLGADVCEIYTDVDGVFTADPRIVPHARKVDRITYEEMLEMAACGAKILMLRCVEFGRRYNVPIHVRSSYTSGTGTLVTNVPAPSAEGSKDEAMEDPIITGVAHDRSEAKITIVGVPDVPGTAARIFEVVATSGANIDMIVQNVSVAATGLTDISFTLPESDGPVATAALKAVQGEIGFGSLQYDDQVGKLSLIGAGMKSSPGVSARLFGALRDAGINIEMITTSEIRISVVTRQDSLNEAVRAVHKAFGLDAEGEAVVYSGTGR; encoded by the coding sequence GTGGCCTTAATTGTGCAAAAATTCGGCGGATCTTCCGTTTCAGACGCCGAGAGTATCAAACGCGTAGCAAAGCGCGTAGCTGAAGCAAAACGAGCAGGCAATGACGTGGTGGTTGTGGTCTCCGCAATGGGAGATAGCACCGATGAACTCATTGACCTAGCCAATCAAGTAACCCCCATGCCACCCCAGCGCGAGATGGATATTCTCCTCACTGCTGGCGAGCGTATTTCCATGTCGCTGCTTGCCATGGCAATCAACAACCTCGGGGTCAAAGCGAAGTCATTCACCGGTCAGCAGGCCGGTGTGATTACCGATGCCGTCTACGGTAAGGCCCACATTGTCGACGTGGTCCCCGTGCGGATTAGGGAAACCCTAGACAAGGGAACCGTCGCGATTGTGGCCGGTTTCCAAGGTGTTTCCCGGACGGTCAATGACGTGACAACCTTGGGCCGTGGTGGTTCAGACACCACCGCAGTCGCGCTCGCGGCCGGCCTAGGCGCTGACGTGTGCGAGATCTATACGGATGTGGACGGCGTATTCACCGCTGACCCCCGTATTGTTCCCCACGCCCGCAAGGTTGATCGCATTACCTATGAGGAAATGTTGGAGATGGCAGCCTGTGGCGCCAAGATCCTGATGTTGCGCTGCGTTGAGTTTGGGCGCCGCTACAACGTTCCCATTCACGTGCGCTCCTCCTACACGAGCGGCACCGGCACACTTGTTACAAACGTTCCTGCGCCCAGCGCAGAAGGCTCAAAGGATGAGGCTATGGAAGATCCAATTATCACGGGCGTTGCACACGACCGCTCAGAAGCTAAAATCACGATCGTCGGAGTTCCTGACGTCCCCGGAACCGCGGCACGTATTTTTGAGGTAGTTGCTACTTCCGGTGCCAACATCGACATGATTGTTCAAAACGTTTCCGTGGCCGCAACTGGTCTAACGGACATCTCGTTCACCCTGCCGGAGTCCGATGGCCCGGTCGCAACCGCAGCGCTCAAGGCAGTCCAGGGTGAAATTGGTTTTGGTTCGCTCCAGTATGACGACCAAGTTGGCAAGCTTTCGTTGATCGGTGCCGGTATGAAGTCCAGCCCCGGAGTCTCTGCACGCCTGTTTGGTGCTCTGCGGGACGCCGGAATCAACATCGAAATGATCACCACCTCTGAGATTCGCATCTCGGTGGTAACCCGCCAGGATTCCCTGAATGAAGCAGTGCGCGCCGTTCACAAGGCATTTGGCCTTGATGCTGAAGGCGAAGCAGTTGTGTATTCCGGAACCGGCCGTTAA
- a CDS encoding ABC transporter ATP-binding protein: MTESSPVGSSPDARFEAALKESAARKEEIRVSGRRPSEIISTTNVSRQFGQFFAVNGANLSVDQGSITALIGPNGSGKTTLMLMLAGLLAPTQGQISINGFNPVTHNYEARSQIGWMPDQFGMWDSLTGREALITTGATYRMDSFASQQRAQELLELVHLVDLADQPAHVLSRGQKQRLGLARALMHSPKILILDEPANGLDPRSRIELRGIIRHLADQGTTVLISSHVLAELDEMVDDAIFISAGRTVAYESVSHARSSHSTWQVRALDPNALTTWLDTVHVPFAKNQDGSVLVSIAGEENAARFLVDAVGASVPLVAFAPHGGALEQTYLSLNEERK; this comes from the coding sequence ATGACCGAATCATCACCAGTGGGCTCGTCACCTGATGCGCGCTTTGAGGCTGCGCTCAAGGAGTCAGCAGCTCGCAAAGAAGAAATCCGAGTAAGCGGGCGCAGACCGTCGGAGATTATTTCGACTACCAACGTCAGCCGCCAATTTGGGCAGTTTTTCGCCGTCAACGGCGCCAACCTGTCCGTTGATCAGGGCAGCATTACCGCACTGATCGGTCCCAACGGGTCCGGCAAGACCACCTTGATGCTCATGCTTGCGGGCCTATTAGCCCCCACTCAAGGGCAGATCTCCATCAATGGGTTCAACCCGGTTACACACAACTATGAAGCTCGTTCCCAGATCGGTTGGATGCCCGACCAATTTGGCATGTGGGATTCCCTAACCGGCCGCGAGGCCCTAATTACCACCGGGGCCACCTACCGGATGGATAGTTTTGCTAGTCAGCAGCGCGCCCAGGAGCTCCTTGAACTCGTGCACCTGGTCGATCTCGCTGACCAGCCCGCTCATGTGTTGTCTCGCGGGCAAAAGCAGCGGCTTGGGCTGGCTCGTGCGCTCATGCACTCCCCCAAGATCTTGATTCTGGATGAGCCTGCTAACGGTTTGGACCCGCGGTCACGCATTGAGCTGCGTGGAATTATCCGCCACCTTGCTGACCAGGGCACCACGGTCCTGATTTCCAGCCACGTCTTGGCCGAGTTGGATGAGATGGTCGATGACGCCATCTTCATTTCCGCGGGCCGCACTGTTGCTTACGAGTCAGTCAGTCACGCTCGCTCAAGCCACTCCACATGGCAGGTGCGGGCCTTGGACCCCAACGCTCTGACCACCTGGCTGGATACGGTCCATGTACCGTTTGCTAAGAACCAGGATGGTTCCGTTCTGGTGAGCATCGCTGGTGAGGAAAACGCTGCGCGTTTCCTTGTCGATGCCGTAGGGGCGTCAGTCCCACTCGTTGCGTTTGCGCCTCACGGCGGAGCACTGGAACAGACTTACCTTTCCCTTAATGAGGAGCGCAAATGA
- a CDS encoding ABC transporter permease translates to MTTPTLPSMEVAPEIKRSRVTWHGIKTVARLELTQRLRSSRWRTVLVLWFIGVGAICLLIAAALTSSMGYNDTPVGPMIFALNVMFILFMGLLVTPSLSSTAINGDRNAGTLAILQASLLTPMEITLGKLAAGWLSSVSFIVVSIPFIVWSLAAGGVTIITVVVVLLTMCLLLGVICAVSLYMSARMVKTGTSTVMSYLVVASVSVITLILFGLSTVVFVFNQNASSMQPTKWDPDTGNPTQCAPVELTYSNPRTDLTWWLLAANPFVIIADVHVAAPQAQLGGFSQEDPLQTISTGVRELRAGFEESYNYEAMWCNPDGSVVSEAEFNERNNKPPRQAGAVWPYGIGIYLAVGALAVNRTANRLRTPYDQLAKGVRIA, encoded by the coding sequence ATGACAACTCCGACTCTTCCCTCCATGGAAGTTGCCCCAGAAATCAAGCGGTCCCGCGTGACGTGGCACGGTATCAAAACCGTTGCCAGGCTCGAGCTCACGCAGCGTCTGCGGTCGTCACGCTGGCGCACGGTGCTGGTGTTGTGGTTCATTGGCGTTGGCGCTATCTGCCTACTGATCGCCGCAGCGTTGACCTCGTCCATGGGGTACAACGACACCCCCGTGGGACCCATGATTTTTGCACTCAACGTCATGTTCATCTTGTTCATGGGGTTACTCGTCACACCATCATTAAGTTCGACCGCGATCAACGGTGACCGTAATGCCGGCACGCTCGCCATCTTGCAGGCGAGTCTGCTGACTCCAATGGAGATCACCCTCGGTAAGCTCGCCGCCGGTTGGTTGTCCTCCGTCTCCTTTATTGTCGTGAGCATTCCGTTCATCGTGTGGTCGTTGGCCGCCGGTGGCGTCACCATCATTACCGTTGTCGTTGTCTTGCTAACCATGTGTCTGCTGCTAGGTGTCATCTGCGCCGTGAGCCTATACATGTCTGCCCGCATGGTTAAGACCGGCACCTCAACCGTCATGAGTTACCTGGTGGTTGCCTCGGTCAGTGTCATCACGCTGATTTTATTTGGTCTGAGCACGGTAGTTTTTGTCTTCAACCAGAATGCATCCTCCATGCAGCCAACCAAGTGGGACCCAGATACGGGTAACCCTACCCAGTGCGCCCCCGTAGAATTGACGTACAGCAATCCACGTACCGATCTGACCTGGTGGCTCCTGGCCGCAAACCCGTTCGTGATCATCGCTGATGTACACGTGGCAGCCCCACAAGCACAACTTGGGGGATTCTCTCAAGAAGACCCACTGCAGACCATTAGTACCGGTGTGCGCGAGCTACGAGCGGGCTTCGAGGAGTCCTACAACTACGAGGCTATGTGGTGTAACCCCGACGGGAGCGTTGTCTCCGAGGCAGAGTTCAACGAACGCAACAACAAGCCTCCAAGACAAGCCGGTGCGGTGTGGCCGTATGGCATAGGCATCTACCTCGCAGTAGGCGCTTTGGCGGTAAATCGCACGGCTAACCGCCTGAGAACCCCATACGACCAGTTAGCCAAGGGCGTGCGCATAGCCTAG
- a CDS encoding DUF5063 domain-containing protein: MASRSQLEELEELYALAQQVTPRIRGFLNAVVEVGSGRDPDSAVSVLILALSDVLYAGALLGASRDILPPERFEPDSGKDLDLEPLRIALLTVLDGLDSYLEVIDPQLGSEVGVGLLSSDLTMLTENLTHGLQHYDQGHEIEALWWWQYAYLSNWGERGASALRVLQILLGHLRLDVPDDVAQEAQFEALMQLP; the protein is encoded by the coding sequence GTGGCTTCCAGGTCCCAGTTAGAGGAACTCGAAGAGCTCTACGCCTTAGCTCAGCAAGTTACCCCGAGAATACGGGGGTTTCTTAACGCGGTGGTTGAAGTTGGGTCGGGGCGTGACCCAGACAGCGCCGTATCAGTCCTCATCTTGGCGTTGTCCGACGTGTTGTACGCGGGGGCCTTACTTGGGGCCAGCCGTGACATACTGCCACCCGAGCGATTTGAACCTGACTCGGGCAAGGACCTAGACCTTGAACCCCTTCGCATTGCTCTGCTAACCGTTTTAGACGGGCTGGATAGTTACCTCGAGGTGATCGATCCGCAGCTGGGCTCTGAAGTTGGGGTGGGATTGCTGTCTTCTGATCTGACCATGCTCACGGAGAACCTCACCCACGGCTTGCAACACTATGATCAGGGACATGAAATTGAAGCCCTGTGGTGGTGGCAGTACGCCTACCTGTCCAACTGGGGCGAACGCGGAGCCAGCGCGCTGCGGGTACTGCAGATATTGCTTGGCCACTTGCGGTTAGATGTACCCGATGATGTAGCCCAAGAGGCCCAATTTGAGGCGCTCATGCAATTACCGTGA
- the recR gene encoding recombination mediator RecR, translating into MYEGAVQDLIDELGRLPGVGPKSAQRIAFHILSADAEDVHRLADALIEVKAKVKFCTVCGNIAEEDLCRVCRDPRRSDNVICVVEEAKDVVAIERTREFRGRYHVLGGAINPMENKGPNDLRIRELLTRLADGKVQEIILAMDPNVEGEATATFLARLLGPMEIRVTRLASGLPVGGDLEYADEVTLGRAFEGRQVMGA; encoded by the coding sequence GTGTATGAAGGCGCGGTCCAAGACCTAATTGATGAACTCGGTAGGCTCCCAGGTGTGGGGCCTAAAAGTGCGCAACGCATTGCGTTCCACATCCTGTCCGCTGATGCGGAAGATGTGCACCGCCTTGCGGACGCTCTCATAGAGGTCAAAGCCAAGGTGAAGTTCTGCACGGTGTGCGGCAACATCGCGGAAGAAGACCTCTGCCGAGTCTGCCGCGACCCGCGCCGCTCGGACAACGTTATTTGCGTAGTTGAAGAGGCCAAGGACGTAGTGGCTATTGAGCGCACCCGTGAATTCCGGGGCCGCTACCACGTACTAGGTGGGGCAATTAACCCAATGGAAAACAAGGGGCCTAACGATCTGCGGATCAGGGAACTACTGACCCGGCTTGCTGACGGCAAGGTGCAAGAAATTATCCTGGCTATGGACCCCAACGTTGAAGGTGAAGCCACCGCAACCTTCCTAGCCCGTCTCCTTGGACCCATGGAAATCCGGGTCACCCGTTTGGCCTCGGGTCTACCTGTGGGCGGCGACTTGGAATACGCTGATGAGGTAACCCTAGGAAGAGCCTTTGAAGGACGCCAAGTAATGGGAGCGTAA